A genome region from Flavobacterium sp. includes the following:
- a CDS encoding AIR synthase related protein produces MSSDSSKRYAQRGVSASKEDVHNAIKNIDKGLFPQAFCKIVPDYLTQDNDHCLIMHADGAGTKSSLAYMYWKETGDLSVWKGIAQDALIMNIDDLLCVGATDNILLSSTIGRNKNLIPAEVISAIINGTEELINELKSFGVTIHSTGGETADVGDVVRTIIVDSTVTARMKRADVVDNANIKAGDVIVGLASFGQATYEKGYNGGMGSNGLTSARHDVFGKYLAKKYPESYDAAVPEELIYSGQVNLTDEVENSPINAGQLVLSPTRTYAPIIKKILDKYTPNDIHGMVHCSGGAQTKILHFVKDLHVIKDNLFPVPPLFKLIQEQSKTDWKEMYQVFNCGHRMELYVPENIAQDIIEISKSFNVDAQIVGRVEAADAKKLTISSEYGTFNY; encoded by the coding sequence ATGAGTTCAGATTCTAGCAAAAGATATGCACAAAGAGGTGTTTCGGCATCAAAAGAAGACGTACATAACGCTATCAAAAATATTGACAAAGGTTTATTTCCACAGGCATTTTGTAAAATTGTTCCTGATTATTTAACTCAGGACAACGATCACTGCTTAATTATGCATGCTGACGGAGCGGGTACAAAATCATCTTTGGCTTATATGTATTGGAAAGAAACCGGAGATCTTTCAGTTTGGAAAGGAATCGCTCAGGATGCTTTAATCATGAATATTGACGATTTATTATGTGTTGGTGCAACAGATAATATTTTGCTTTCTTCAACTATTGGAAGAAATAAAAATTTAATTCCAGCAGAAGTTATTTCAGCAATCATAAACGGAACAGAAGAATTAATCAACGAATTAAAATCTTTTGGTGTAACCATTCATTCAACTGGAGGAGAAACGGCAGACGTTGGAGATGTTGTTCGTACTATTATTGTAGATTCTACAGTAACAGCGCGTATGAAACGTGCTGATGTTGTAGATAATGCTAATATTAAAGCAGGTGACGTAATTGTTGGTTTGGCTTCTTTTGGACAAGCAACTTATGAAAAAGGTTATAACGGAGGAATGGGAAGTAACGGACTTACTTCTGCACGTCATGATGTTTTCGGAAAATATTTGGCTAAAAAATATCCAGAAAGCTACGATGCAGCCGTTCCTGAAGAATTAATTTATTCTGGTCAGGTTAATTTAACGGATGAAGTTGAAAATAGTCCGATAAACGCTGGACAATTAGTACTTTCTCCAACAAGAACTTACGCGCCAATTATCAAGAAAATTTTAGATAAATACACCCCAAACGATATTCACGGAATGGTGCACTGCAGCGGCGGCGCGCAGACTAAAATTCTACATTTCGTAAAAGATTTACACGTTATAAAAGATAATTTATTTCCGGTTCCGCCATTGTTCAAGTTAATTCAGGAGCAATCAAAAACAGACTGGAAAGAAATGTATCAGGTTTTCAACTGCGGACACAGAATGGAGCTTTATGTTCCTGAAAACATTGCACAGGATATTATTGAAATTTCAAAATCATTTAATGTTGATGCACAAATTGTAGGTAGAGTAGAAGCAGCTGATGCTAAAAAACTTACTATTTCAAGCGAATACGGAACTTTCAACTATTAA
- a CDS encoding GNAT family protein: MNQTSNFSFTDNIILEDDFVLLRPLQESDVENLLEISINEPETWKYSLVGAEGKENLINYIQLAIKERDKQKEFPFIVFDKKSQKYAGSTRFYDINLDFKTLQLGYTWYGSAFRGTGLNKHCKFLLLQFAFETLGMERVEFRADNNNERSIAAMKSIGCKVEGVLRSNMPTRDQNVRRDSIVLSILRNEWFNEVKQNLKQKL, from the coding sequence ATGAACCAAACTTCAAATTTCAGCTTCACAGACAATATAATTTTAGAAGACGATTTCGTTTTATTACGTCCGCTTCAGGAATCAGACGTAGAAAATTTATTGGAAATTTCGATCAACGAACCAGAAACCTGGAAATATTCTTTGGTTGGAGCAGAAGGAAAAGAGAATTTGATCAACTATATTCAACTGGCAATAAAGGAAAGAGATAAACAAAAAGAATTTCCATTTATTGTTTTCGACAAAAAATCTCAAAAATACGCTGGTTCAACCCGTTTTTACGATATCAATCTTGATTTTAAAACATTGCAATTAGGTTATACTTGGTACGGATCTGCTTTTAGAGGAACAGGATTAAACAAACATTGCAAATTTTTATTACTTCAATTTGCTTTTGAAACCCTTGGAATGGAACGTGTAGAATTTCGTGCCGATAATAATAACGAAAGAAGTATCGCCGCAATGAAAAGCATTGGCTGTAAAGTGGAAGGTGTTTTAAGAAGTAATATGCCAACACGTGATCAAAATGTTCGTCGTGATTCTATCGTTTTAAGTATCTTAAGAAACGAATGGTTTAACGAAGTAAAACAAAATCTAAAGCAAAAACTTTAA
- a CDS encoding GH92 family glycosyl hydrolase has product MNILQKPTLITALGVLMFAFTAKINAQKKENNLKNLIQYVDPMIGTAKMGHTYPGATVPFGSVQLSPETDTIAYGLNGKYNGEVYKYCAGYQYEDKTIVGFSHTHFSGTGHSDLGDFLIMPTTGKLQLNPGVASKPLSGYRSAFSHSTEKSEPAYYSVLLEDHNIKAELTATTRVGMHQYTFPKSDEAHIILDLTSGIYNYDKKNVWTFVRVENDTLITGYRQTNGWARTRTVYFAMSFSKPIKSYGQAALEKSVYRGFWGRFDQTKNFPEMAGQNLKLFFDFDTNEGEKIKIKMALSPVSSAGALENMKKEIPGWDFEKVKKQSQEIWNTELNKIQIETIQKEDLVNFYTAMYHAFLGPTEYMDLDGNYKGLDMNVHKTENFKNYTSYSLWDTYRALHPLFNIVQPSRNADMISSMLAHSDQSVHKMLPIWSHYANENWCMIGYHSVSVIADAIVKGNVNFDVEKALQACVNTAKVPYFDGLEYYMKKGYVPEDKNGSSVSKTLEYAYDDWAIAQAAKKLGKTDIYNEFIERSKNYKNVYDEKTGFMRPKLNDGTFKKEFDPLDTHGQGFIEGNSWNYSLYVPQDPADMIKMMGGNEKFKIRLDSLFNMHLPDKYFENTEDITRDGIIGNYVHGNEPSHHVVYLYNWTDSPWKSQDKIRMILKKMYRNGADGLGGNDDFGQMSAWYIFSSLGFYPVAPGSDEYALGSPLVKKGIFNLENGKNFEVETVNQSDKNVFVSKVLLNGKELTRPFLKHADVINGGKITFYMSSKPNKKNYQN; this is encoded by the coding sequence ATGAATATTTTACAAAAACCTACATTAATTACAGCTTTAGGAGTTTTGATGTTTGCTTTTACAGCAAAGATAAATGCCCAGAAAAAAGAAAATAATCTTAAAAATTTAATCCAATATGTTGATCCAATGATTGGAACAGCAAAAATGGGACACACTTATCCGGGAGCAACAGTACCATTTGGAAGCGTGCAATTAAGTCCGGAAACTGATACCATTGCATACGGTTTAAACGGAAAATACAATGGAGAAGTTTATAAATATTGTGCAGGATATCAATATGAAGATAAAACAATTGTAGGTTTCAGTCACACACATTTTAGCGGAACTGGACATTCTGATTTAGGAGATTTTCTAATTATGCCTACAACCGGAAAACTGCAGTTAAATCCCGGAGTTGCTTCAAAACCATTATCAGGTTATAGGTCGGCATTTTCGCATTCAACAGAAAAATCAGAACCTGCTTATTACAGTGTACTTCTCGAAGATCATAATATCAAAGCTGAATTGACAGCTACAACCAGAGTTGGAATGCATCAATATACTTTTCCAAAATCTGATGAAGCACATATTATTCTCGATTTAACTTCAGGAATTTACAATTACGATAAAAAAAATGTCTGGACTTTTGTACGAGTAGAAAACGATACTCTAATAACAGGTTATCGCCAGACAAACGGCTGGGCAAGAACCAGAACGGTTTATTTTGCAATGTCTTTTAGTAAACCAATAAAAAGTTACGGACAAGCGGCACTTGAAAAAAGTGTTTACAGAGGTTTTTGGGGAAGATTTGATCAAACGAAAAATTTTCCTGAAATGGCAGGACAAAACCTAAAATTGTTTTTTGATTTTGATACAAACGAAGGTGAAAAAATCAAAATTAAAATGGCTTTGTCTCCTGTAAGTTCTGCCGGAGCTTTAGAAAATATGAAAAAAGAAATTCCGGGTTGGGATTTTGAAAAAGTAAAAAAACAAAGTCAGGAAATCTGGAATACGGAATTAAATAAAATTCAGATTGAAACCATTCAAAAAGAAGATTTAGTAAATTTTTATACGGCAATGTACCATGCCTTTTTAGGACCAACAGAATACATGGACCTCGATGGAAATTATAAAGGTTTGGATATGAATGTTCATAAGACAGAAAACTTTAAAAACTACACAAGTTATTCACTTTGGGATACTTATAGAGCCTTACATCCATTATTTAACATTGTACAGCCTTCCCGAAATGCCGATATGATAAGCTCAATGCTGGCACATTCAGACCAAAGTGTTCATAAAATGCTGCCAATCTGGTCGCATTATGCCAATGAAAACTGGTGTATGATTGGGTATCATTCTGTTTCTGTAATTGCCGATGCAATTGTAAAAGGAAATGTAAATTTTGATGTAGAAAAGGCGCTTCAAGCTTGCGTAAATACGGCAAAAGTTCCTTATTTCGATGGATTGGAATATTATATGAAAAAAGGATATGTTCCCGAAGATAAAAACGGTTCATCAGTTTCTAAAACTTTAGAATATGCTTACGATGACTGGGCGATTGCGCAGGCGGCTAAGAAATTAGGAAAAACAGATATTTATAATGAATTTATCGAAAGATCAAAGAATTATAAAAACGTTTACGATGAGAAAACAGGATTTATGCGTCCGAAATTAAACGACGGAACTTTCAAAAAAGAATTTGATCCGCTTGATACACACGGACAGGGATTTATTGAAGGAAATTCTTGGAACTATAGTTTGTACGTTCCGCAAGATCCTGCCGATATGATTAAAATGATGGGCGGAAACGAGAAATTTAAAATTCGTTTAGATTCGTTATTCAACATGCACTTGCCGGATAAATACTTTGAAAACACAGAAGATATTACCAGAGACGGAATTATCGGAAATTATGTTCACGGAAACGAACCTTCTCATCATGTTGTGTATTTGTACAACTGGACAGATTCGCCTTGGAAATCACAGGATAAAATCAGAATGATTCTTAAAAAGATGTACCGAAATGGTGCCGATGGTTTAGGAGGAAATGACGATTTCGGACAAATGAGTGCGTGGTATATTTTCAGCAGTTTAGGATTTTATCCGGTTGCCCCGGGTTCTGATGAATATGCATTAGGAAGTCCGTTGGTTAAAAAAGGAATTTTCAATTTAGAAAACGGAAAAAACTTTGAAGTCGAAACCGTAAATCAATCAGATAAAAATGTGTTTGTGAGTAAGGTTTTGTTGAATGGAAAAGAACTTACTAGACCTTTTTTAAAACATGCCGATGTTATAAATGGAGGAAAAATTACTTTTTATATGAGTTCAAAACCGAATAAGAAGAATTATCAAAATTAA
- a CDS encoding PDZ domain-containing protein gives MKKILYTLALAVTLWSCKTGSSSVSQKNVVEVNINLVDVKDDKVLVTVTPPPIKTDEIIYSIPKTVPGTYSTDNYGKFSEDFKAYDAKGNALKVERLGDNSWSISNAKTLNKITYLVNDTFDTEKGTGFGNDDVFSPAGTNIKAGENFLVNTHGFVGYFQDKLEVPYKVTITHPETLWGATSMTDEDASKTSDVFTTSRYAVLVENPIMYSKPDYTTFNVNGMDILIAVYSPTGKFTAESITPEMKTMMTAQKNFLGKVNANKKYTVLLYLSSMAKDDAHGFGALEHPTATTVVLPESMPKERLVESMKDVVSHEFFHIVTPLTVHSKEIQYFDYNAPLMSEHLWMYEGVTEYFANLFQINQGLINEAEFYTRIAEKIEQSKKLDDTMSFTVMSKNVLEQPYKDQYLNVYQKGALIGMCVDIIIREKSNGGRGILDLMHKLSLEYGVEKPFNDNELFAKITQLTYPEVGDFLNKYVAGTTPIPYDFYLAKVGVTKSIEKKAGAVFIKGQTPYIKVDKQTKEISVRPEIELNDFFKNLNLKAGDIIVSVNDKAYSLDNIYELIGQSENWKENDPITLKIKRDGKEQTIKGTVKLPFEETETFKATDASKEKLRNAWLKG, from the coding sequence ATGAAAAAAATACTTTACACCTTAGCTCTTGCGGTAACTCTTTGGAGCTGTAAAACAGGTAGTTCTTCTGTTTCTCAGAAAAATGTTGTCGAGGTAAACATCAATCTTGTTGATGTAAAAGACGACAAAGTTTTAGTAACTGTAACGCCTCCGCCAATTAAAACGGATGAAATTATCTACAGCATTCCTAAAACAGTTCCTGGAACGTATTCTACTGATAATTATGGAAAATTCTCAGAAGATTTTAAAGCTTATGATGCTAAAGGAAATGCCTTAAAAGTAGAAAGACTAGGCGACAATTCCTGGTCTATTTCTAACGCAAAAACGTTAAATAAGATTACTTACCTTGTAAACGATACTTTTGATACTGAAAAAGGTACCGGATTTGGTAATGATGATGTTTTCTCTCCTGCAGGAACAAACATCAAAGCCGGAGAAAATTTCCTAGTTAACACTCATGGTTTTGTTGGATATTTTCAGGACAAATTAGAAGTTCCGTACAAAGTTACGATTACGCATCCTGAAACACTTTGGGGAGCCACTTCAATGACAGATGAAGATGCAAGCAAAACAAGCGATGTTTTTACTACATCACGCTATGCTGTATTAGTTGAAAACCCAATTATGTATTCTAAACCGGATTATACTACTTTCAACGTAAACGGAATGGATATTTTAATTGCTGTTTACTCTCCTACAGGAAAATTTACTGCAGAAAGTATTACACCGGAAATGAAAACGATGATGACGGCTCAGAAAAACTTTTTAGGTAAAGTAAATGCTAATAAAAAATATACTGTTTTATTATATTTGTCAAGCATGGCAAAAGATGATGCGCACGGATTTGGTGCTTTAGAACACCCAACTGCTACAACTGTTGTACTTCCGGAATCTATGCCTAAAGAAAGATTAGTAGAATCTATGAAAGATGTAGTTTCTCACGAGTTTTTCCATATCGTAACGCCATTAACAGTTCACTCAAAAGAAATTCAGTACTTTGATTACAATGCGCCATTAATGTCTGAGCACTTATGGATGTATGAAGGCGTTACTGAATATTTTGCAAATCTTTTCCAAATTAATCAAGGGTTAATCAACGAAGCAGAATTCTACACTCGTATTGCTGAAAAAATTGAACAGTCTAAAAAATTAGATGATACAATGTCGTTTACAGTAATGAGTAAAAATGTTTTAGAACAGCCTTACAAAGACCAATACTTAAATGTATATCAAAAAGGTGCTTTAATTGGAATGTGTGTTGATATTATCATTAGAGAAAAAAGCAACGGAGGAAGAGGAATTCTTGATTTAATGCACAAATTATCATTAGAATATGGTGTTGAAAAACCATTTAACGATAATGAATTATTTGCTAAAATTACTCAATTAACGTATCCTGAAGTTGGAGATTTCTTAAACAAATATGTTGCTGGAACAACTCCAATTCCTTACGATTTTTATTTAGCTAAGGTTGGTGTTACAAAATCTATTGAAAAGAAAGCTGGTGCAGTTTTCATTAAAGGACAAACGCCTTATATTAAAGTTGATAAACAAACCAAAGAAATTTCTGTTCGCCCTGAAATTGAATTAAACGATTTCTTCAAAAACTTAAATTTAAAAGCAGGCGATATCATTGTATCTGTTAATGACAAAGCTTATTCTTTAGATAACATTTATGAGCTTATTGGTCAGAGTGAAAACTGGAAAGAAAATGATCCAATTACTTTAAAAATAAAACGTGACGGTAAAGAACAAACTATCAAAGGAACTGTAAAATTACCATTTGAAGAAACTGAAACTTTTAAAGCTACTGACGCTTCAAAAGAAAAACTTAGAAATGCATGGTTAAAAGGATAA
- a CDS encoding DUF2805 domain-containing protein — protein MKKSNRKELNWEQTEKLVSLALEEKNPFEIIKKEFGLSEKEVLEIMKKKMPLEKFEMWKKKAIANKPKPKPIKIDDFDEDLDGKYYIKNKFD, from the coding sequence ATGAAAAAGAGTAACCGCAAAGAGTTAAATTGGGAACAAACGGAAAAACTTGTTTCGTTAGCCTTAGAAGAAAAAAATCCATTTGAAATTATAAAAAAAGAATTTGGATTGTCAGAAAAAGAAGTTCTTGAAATCATGAAAAAGAAAATGCCTCTTGAAAAATTTGAGATGTGGAAAAAGAAGGCTATTGCAAATAAACCAAAACCTAAACCAATTAAAATTGATGATTTTGACGAAGACTTGGATGGAAAATATTATATAAAAAATAAATTTGACTAA
- a CDS encoding sterol desaturase family protein — MNEIISYFSTIPSSHRSLILVGGITLFWLIENTFPLFQMQYRKWHHAGINIFFTITTIVVNFILAFILMKTASWTTENNFGILQWMPKIPVWLYAIIGLLLLDLIGAYLVHFVEHKIKFLWRFHIIHHTDTWIDTTTANRHHPGESVIRFVFTTLGVLIVGSPMWMVFLYQSLSVVFSQFNHANISLPNKLDVFLSYFIVSPNMHKVHHHYVLPYTDSNYGNIFSVWDRLFGTFTSLPKEELIYGVDTHMLPEENNQLKNLLQIPFQKSRSAKNLKNQ; from the coding sequence ATGAACGAAATTATTTCTTATTTCAGCACCATTCCGTCTTCACACCGGAGTTTAATTTTAGTGGGCGGTATTACCCTTTTCTGGTTAATCGAAAATACATTTCCATTGTTTCAAATGCAGTACAGAAAATGGCATCATGCCGGAATCAATATTTTCTTTACCATTACTACAATAGTGGTCAATTTTATTTTAGCATTTATTTTAATGAAAACAGCCAGCTGGACAACCGAAAATAATTTTGGAATTCTACAATGGATGCCCAAAATTCCTGTTTGGCTTTATGCTATTATCGGACTGCTTTTACTAGACTTAATTGGTGCATATCTGGTTCATTTTGTCGAACATAAAATTAAGTTTTTATGGCGTTTTCATATTATTCATCACACAGATACCTGGATTGACACCACAACGGCAAACAGGCATCACCCGGGTGAAAGTGTTATTCGCTTTGTGTTTACAACACTTGGGGTTTTAATTGTAGGAAGCCCGATGTGGATGGTATTTCTTTATCAGTCTCTATCGGTTGTGTTCTCGCAATTCAATCATGCTAACATTTCACTCCCGAATAAACTGGATGTTTTTCTGAGTTATTTTATCGTTTCTCCCAATATGCATAAAGTACATCATCATTACGTTCTTCCTTATACAGACAGTAATTATGGTAATATTTTCTCTGTTTGGGATCGCCTTTTCGGTACTTTTACATCGTTACCAAAAGAAGAATTAATTTATGGAGTAGATACACATATGCTTCCCGAAGAAAACAACCAATTAAAAAATTTGCTGCAAATTCCCTTTCAAAAATCAAGATCGGCAAAAAACCTAAAAAATCAATAA
- a CDS encoding GlsB/YeaQ/YmgE family stress response membrane protein: MGFLYFLLIGAISGWLAGQIWKGAGFGLIGNIIVGILGGIFGGWLAAKLGIGGGGLLWQILIAVGGAWILLFLISLIKKA, encoded by the coding sequence ATGGGCTTTTTATATTTTTTGCTTATTGGAGCAATTTCAGGATGGCTGGCTGGTCAAATCTGGAAAGGTGCAGGTTTTGGACTTATTGGTAATATAATTGTCGGGATTCTTGGCGGTATCTTTGGCGGATGGCTCGCTGCAAAACTTGGTATTGGCGGCGGCGGGCTTTTATGGCAGATTTTAATTGCCGTGGGTGGTGCATGGATCTTACTTTTCCTTATCAGCCTGATTAAGAAAGCTTAA
- the aqpZ gene encoding aquaporin Z produces MKKLFAEFFGTYWLVFGGCGSAIFAAGYPELGIGFAGVALAFGLTVLTMAYAVGHISGGHFNPAVSFGLWAGGRFPAKDLIPYIIAQCIGAIAAAGTLYTIASGKAGFIIDNTKAGAFASNGFGAFSPDGYSLQAAFIAEFILTLFFLLIILGSTDKCANTNFCGIAIGLGLTLIHLISIPITNTSVNPARSLSQAIFAGGEPLSQVWLFWAAPILGAIVGGFIYKTLLQKNEEETN; encoded by the coding sequence ATGAAAAAATTGTTTGCAGAGTTCTTTGGAACTTATTGGCTGGTTTTTGGTGGTTGCGGAAGTGCCATTTTTGCTGCTGGATATCCTGAATTAGGGATTGGTTTTGCTGGTGTTGCTTTGGCATTTGGTTTAACAGTTTTAACAATGGCTTATGCCGTTGGTCATATTTCGGGAGGGCATTTTAATCCTGCCGTTTCTTTTGGATTATGGGCAGGTGGAAGATTTCCGGCTAAAGATCTTATTCCATATATTATTGCGCAGTGTATTGGTGCCATTGCCGCTGCGGGAACTTTGTACACTATCGCTTCAGGAAAAGCTGGTTTTATAATAGATAATACCAAAGCCGGAGCCTTTGCATCAAATGGTTTTGGGGCTTTTTCTCCAGATGGATATTCTTTGCAGGCTGCTTTTATTGCTGAATTTATACTGACTTTATTTTTCTTATTAATTATTTTAGGAAGTACAGATAAATGTGCCAACACTAATTTCTGTGGTATCGCAATTGGTTTGGGACTGACTTTAATTCATTTAATAAGTATCCCAATTACAAATACTTCTGTAAACCCGGCAAGATCATTATCACAGGCAATTTTTGCAGGAGGAGAACCGCTTTCGCAAGTTTGGTTATTTTGGGCTGCCCCAATTTTAGGTGCTATTGTAGGCGGATTTATTTATAAAACCCTTTTACAGAAAAACGAAGAAGAAACAAACTAA
- a CDS encoding DoxX family protein: MNLPWHLYLMAILYILAGLNHFRKPGMYIKIIPPFFKNPKLINTISGAVEIILGILLIISSTSHLAAWGIIALLVAIFPANLYMFQNKKASFGLPKWILFVRLPLQIVLIFWAYLYTL, from the coding sequence ATGAATTTACCCTGGCATTTATATTTAATGGCGATACTTTATATACTTGCCGGATTAAATCATTTTCGAAAACCAGGAATGTATATTAAAATCATTCCGCCATTTTTTAAAAACCCTAAATTAATAAATACTATAAGCGGAGCTGTCGAAATCATACTTGGCATACTTCTAATAATTTCTTCTACAAGCCATTTAGCTGCTTGGGGAATAATTGCTCTTTTAGTTGCAATTTTCCCTGCAAATCTCTACATGTTTCAAAATAAAAAAGCGAGTTTTGGTTTACCAAAATGGATTTTATTTGTACGTTTGCCCTTACAAATTGTTTTGATTTTTTGGGCATACCTATATACCCTTTAA
- a CDS encoding peptidylprolyl isomerase translates to MKFKFLFLFCLTVLNIQAQTKKPAAKPAAPAAKKTAVAANPAEGIFATISTTKGDIVLSLEYVKAPVTVANFISLAEGKNPYVTVERLKGKPFYDGLKFHRVINDFMIQGGDPDGNGSGGPGYAFKDEFVEELRFEKGGVLAMANSGPATNGSQFFITHKDTPWLNGKHTIFGHVVSGMDNVNKIVQDDIMTKITITRKGAAAKKFDAVKVFSDEVKKGEAKKEEAKKVASEKAAYFASLKAKATTTASGLKYVVTKNGTGVKGAEGSTIYFHYAGYFEDGTLFDSSITDVAKAYGKYDANRDAQGGYKAFPFTVGKKDGMIPGFIEALDMMTDGEKATFFLPSNLAYGPQGAGGVIPPNATLIFEIETYQNQPSK, encoded by the coding sequence ATGAAATTTAAATTTCTATTTTTATTCTGTCTGACTGTTTTAAACATTCAGGCACAAACTAAAAAACCAGCAGCAAAACCAGCAGCGCCCGCAGCAAAAAAAACAGCTGTGGCAGCTAATCCGGCTGAAGGTATTTTTGCAACAATCTCAACAACAAAAGGAGATATTGTTCTTTCGCTTGAATATGTAAAAGCGCCTGTAACGGTTGCTAACTTTATTTCTTTGGCAGAAGGAAAAAACCCTTATGTAACTGTAGAAAGACTTAAAGGAAAACCATTTTATGATGGATTAAAATTTCACAGAGTTATTAATGATTTCATGATTCAGGGTGGAGATCCTGACGGAAATGGTTCAGGAGGCCCGGGATATGCTTTTAAAGATGAGTTTGTAGAAGAATTAAGATTCGAAAAAGGCGGTGTTTTGGCAATGGCTAACTCAGGTCCTGCAACAAACGGAAGCCAGTTTTTTATCACTCATAAAGACACACCTTGGTTAAACGGAAAACACACTATTTTTGGTCATGTAGTTTCTGGAATGGACAATGTAAATAAAATTGTTCAGGACGATATTATGACAAAAATTACGATTACTCGTAAAGGTGCTGCCGCTAAAAAATTTGATGCTGTAAAAGTATTCAGCGATGAAGTAAAAAAAGGGGAAGCTAAAAAAGAAGAAGCCAAAAAAGTTGCTTCAGAAAAAGCTGCTTATTTTGCTTCATTAAAAGCAAAAGCAACTACAACTGCATCTGGATTAAAATATGTTGTTACTAAAAACGGAACTGGTGTAAAAGGTGCTGAAGGTTCTACAATTTATTTCCACTATGCTGGCTATTTTGAAGACGGAACTCTTTTTGACAGCAGTATTACTGATGTAGCAAAAGCTTACGGAAAATATGATGCAAACAGAGATGCTCAGGGCGGTTACAAAGCTTTTCCTTTTACTGTTGGAAAAAAAGACGGTATGATTCCGGGATTTATTGAAGCTCTGGATATGATGACAGATGGAGAAAAAGCAACTTTCTTTCTTCCTTCAAATTTAGCTTACGGACCACAAGGAGCCGGAGGTGTTATTCCGCCAAATGCAACTTTGATTTTTGAAATTGAAACATATCAAAATCAACCCTCTAAATAA
- a CDS encoding peptidylprolyl isomerase, translating to MKKSILLLLLAVSSFYSCKDDHSNLPDGLYADIETNKGHIIVELDYKKAPVTVANFVTLAEGKNEFVADENLKKKPFYDGLKFHRVIADFMIQSGDPLGTGSGDTGYKFKDEFSDLKFDKAGVLAMANNGPGTNSSQFFITHVETPWLDNKHTIFGHVVEKGQEVVNKVVQGDNIITVTIIRNGEAAKKFDAVKVFHDYFADIAKEKSKFAGVQKEKVDFYASIRPKATKTSTGLEYVITEKGSGKKPAAGTQVYIHYAGFLEDGTLFDSSIEDVNKAFGKFDATRAEQHGYQPIPFQAGRKDGLIPGFIEGIEQLSFGDKAVLFIPSHLAYGATGAGGVIPPNANIIFEVQLLEKP from the coding sequence ATGAAAAAAAGTATTTTATTATTACTACTAGCCGTTAGTTCATTTTATTCATGTAAAGACGATCACAGCAATTTACCCGATGGTTTATACGCTGACATAGAAACTAATAAAGGACATATTATTGTTGAATTAGATTATAAAAAAGCACCAGTTACGGTTGCAAACTTTGTAACCTTAGCCGAAGGAAAAAACGAATTTGTTGCGGATGAAAACTTAAAAAAGAAACCATTTTATGATGGTTTAAAATTTCACCGAGTTATTGCAGATTTCATGATTCAGTCAGGAGATCCACTTGGAACGGGTTCTGGAGACACAGGATATAAATTTAAAGATGAATTTTCAGATTTAAAATTTGACAAAGCAGGTGTTTTAGCAATGGCTAATAATGGTCCTGGTACAAACAGTAGTCAATTTTTTATTACACACGTTGAAACACCATGGTTAGACAATAAACATACAATTTTTGGACATGTTGTAGAAAAAGGACAAGAAGTTGTAAATAAAGTAGTTCAGGGTGATAATATCATCACGGTAACAATTATCAGAAATGGTGAAGCTGCTAAAAAATTTGATGCTGTAAAAGTATTTCACGATTACTTTGCTGACATCGCAAAAGAGAAAAGCAAATTTGCCGGAGTTCAAAAAGAAAAAGTAGATTTTTATGCTTCTATCAGACCAAAAGCTACAAAAACTTCAACTGGTTTAGAATACGTTATTACTGAAAAAGGTTCAGGAAAAAAACCAGCTGCAGGAACTCAGGTTTACATTCACTACGCAGGTTTCTTAGAAGACGGAACTTTATTTGATTCAAGTATCGAAGACGTTAATAAAGCTTTTGGAAAATTTGATGCCACAAGAGCTGAACAACACGGTTATCAGCCAATTCCTTTTCAGGCAGGACGCAAAGATGGTTTAATCCCTGGATTTATTGAAGGAATCGAGCAACTTTCATTTGGAGACAAAGCTGTTCTTTTTATTCCATCTCACTTAGCCTATGGCGCAACGGGTGCAGGAGGAGTTATTCCGCCAAACGCAAATATTATTTTTGAAGTTCAATTATTAGAGAAACCTTAA